DNA sequence from the Carnobacterium funditum DSM 5970 genome:
AAGATTTGGCTGAAATGGAAGACATAGACGTTGAATTTGTGGTTGTAGATGATGATATCGCTGTTAAAGATAGTACCTATACAGCTGGAAAAAGAGGAATTGCAGGAACTGTTTTTGTTCATAAAATATTAGGTGCTGCAGCAGATGAAGGGTTCTCTTTAAAAGAGATTAAAGTCCTAGCTGATCAATTAATTCCAAATATTAAATCTCTTGGTGTTGCTTTACGTGCTGCTACCGTTCCAGAAGTTGGTAAGCCTGGATTTGAATTAGCTGAAGATGAAATTGAATTTGGTGTTGGCATTCATGGCGAGCCCGGTTACCGTAGAGAAAAAATTAAACCTTCTAAAGAGTTGGCAAAAGAAATTGTTGAAAAATTAAAAGACGAGCTACAATGGAAAAAAGGAGAAAAATACGCTGTATTAGTTAATGGTATGGGTGGAACACCTTTAATGGAACAATTTATCTTTATGAATGATGTAAAAGTTTTATTGACTAAAGAAGGTATCGTGTTGGCCTTTAAAAAAGTAGGCGACTATATGACCTCAATTGACATGCAAGGCCTCTCATTAACCTTAGTCAAGTTAGAGGATGATAAATGGCTTGACTATCTAAATGCTCCTGTAAAAACTATTTCTTGGTGAGAAAGGATGGATAAAATGGTATCTGTAGAAAATACAAAAAAATGGCTGTCTCTTTTTACAGCTCAATTAATTGAAAATAAAAACTATTTAAGTGAATTAGATACGGTCATTGGTGATGGAGATCATGGCAATAATATGGCTCGTGGAGCAACAGCTTTGAATGAGGTATTGGACTCTAAAGTTCCAGAAGATGTACCCTCTTTATTGAAATTAATTGGAATGACTTTAGTCAGTAAAGTCGGCGGAGCTTCTGGACCATTATATGGATCTGCTTTCATCAGTATGGCGAAAGCTAGTCAAGAAAGCTTAGATTTAACAGCTCTCTTAGAAGCAGGATTGGATGGTATTCAAAAAAGAGGAAAAGCAACAGCCGGTGAAAAAACAATGGTAGATGAATGGCTTCCTGTTGTTGAAGCTGTCAAAGAAAAAAAATTATCTATAGAATTAATTGAAGAAAGTGTCGAAAAAACAAAAGATATGAAAGCTACTAAAGGACGTGCATCTTACTTGGGAGATCGTTCAATAGGTCATATTGATCCAGGTGCTATGTCTAGTAGTTATCTATTCAAAACCATGATTGAGGCAGGTGTTTATAGTGAGTAAAGAATATGGAATTTTATTAATTTCACACGTAGAAGGACTGGCAAATGGCGTTGCAACATTATTAAATGAAGTTGCAGGAAAAGTTACGATAAAAACAGCTGGTGGAACTTCAGAAGGAACTGTTGGAACTAGCTTTGATAAAATCCAAGAAACCTTAGAATCATTTGAAGAAGATAAAATTTTAGCTTTTTATGATTTAGGGAGCGCGAAAATGAATTTAGAATTAGCCATTGAAATGTCTGACAAAAAGGTTACATTTTACGATATAGCTTTTGTAGAGGGAGCTTATACTGCAGCTGCCTTATTACAAGCAGAAGCTTCCATTGAAGCCATTGAAGACCAACTTATGCCCTTAAAAATAAAATGATGGTCATTTGTTTAATCTATTTTTAAATTTACTTTTTTTATGAAAAATTTTAATCACAAACAAGCTGATTTCGAATTACTTGATTAAAAAACCCTCTAATCTGACGATTAGAGGGTTTTTATAATGAGACCTTTTGTCCATTTAGCTTAATGGAATTAAAAGATACAATAGTGCTGCAATAACTCCTCCAATAATCGGTCCAACAATAGGAACCCATGAATACTGCCAATCAGATGTCCCTTTATTTTTAATTGGTAGTAATTGATGAGCTATTCTTGGTCCTAAATCACGTGCAGGATTAATCGCATATCCTGTAGAACCACCTAGTGATAATCCAATAGAAACAATCAATAACCCTACAACAATAGGATCTAATCCGTCTGTGAAATCTCCTCTTGTAAAAGCCAATAATGAAAAAACC
Encoded proteins:
- the dhaM gene encoding dihydroxyacetone kinase phosphoryl donor subunit DhaM, which codes for MSKEYGILLISHVEGLANGVATLLNEVAGKVTIKTAGGTSEGTVGTSFDKIQETLESFEEDKILAFYDLGSAKMNLELAIEMSDKKVTFYDIAFVEGAYTAAALLQAEASIEAIEDQLMPLKIK
- the dhaK gene encoding dihydroxyacetone kinase subunit DhaK, encoding MKKIINNPSSILDEMLAGIAFTYDDLVERLPETNVIHRKTAHNKKVALISGGGSGHEPSHAGFVGQGMLSAAVCGEVFTSPTPDQILEGIKASDEGKGVFLIIKNYSGDIMNFDMAKDLAEMEDIDVEFVVVDDDIAVKDSTYTAGKRGIAGTVFVHKILGAAADEGFSLKEIKVLADQLIPNIKSLGVALRAATVPEVGKPGFELAEDEIEFGVGIHGEPGYRREKIKPSKELAKEIVEKLKDELQWKKGEKYAVLVNGMGGTPLMEQFIFMNDVKVLLTKEGIVLAFKKVGDYMTSIDMQGLSLTLVKLEDDKWLDYLNAPVKTISW
- the dhaL gene encoding dihydroxyacetone kinase subunit DhaL codes for the protein MVSVENTKKWLSLFTAQLIENKNYLSELDTVIGDGDHGNNMARGATALNEVLDSKVPEDVPSLLKLIGMTLVSKVGGASGPLYGSAFISMAKASQESLDLTALLEAGLDGIQKRGKATAGEKTMVDEWLPVVEAVKEKKLSIELIEESVEKTKDMKATKGRASYLGDRSIGHIDPGAMSSSYLFKTMIEAGVYSE